A genomic region of Paenibacillus sp. PL2-23 contains the following coding sequences:
- a CDS encoding nicotianamine synthase family protein has translation MHEESMGALNLKVSRPERVEHILSIIKEANELLQKEGDLSPANQRVVSIIARLTLELRSHFSPEDMQEVLSSNYIRLHQLGLRAKLSEAEFLAELSDSIRVCGSDQLSITTLTGLSCWPAYMALVRDELLALRRFAGGRERTGKTPIVFVGSGPMPLSPIILNLLGEESVVCLEIDNRAYEASQLLMMRLGMESKVKIVLCDGADFDYSPYEGMIIASLVPNKEAVLSCIRGTSPYALVGIRTAEGLRQIMYEALDESRIREQGWRILDRTSPDRRLVINSTLLLEPETTPEYM, from the coding sequence ATGCACGAGGAATCAATGGGAGCTCTTAACCTTAAAGTCAGCAGGCCAGAACGTGTGGAACATATACTCTCCATAATTAAGGAAGCTAATGAGCTGCTTCAGAAGGAGGGGGACCTATCCCCTGCCAACCAGCGGGTTGTGAGCATCATTGCCCGTTTGACTCTAGAGCTTCGTTCCCACTTTTCTCCGGAGGACATGCAGGAGGTATTAAGCAGTAATTATATTCGGTTGCATCAACTAGGGCTCCGGGCCAAATTATCGGAGGCTGAATTTCTGGCCGAGTTAAGCGATTCTATTCGTGTTTGCGGGAGCGATCAACTCTCCATTACAACATTAACTGGGCTTTCTTGCTGGCCTGCCTACATGGCTTTGGTGAGGGACGAACTGCTGGCGCTTCGACGTTTTGCCGGCGGAAGGGAGAGAACGGGTAAAACGCCGATCGTATTTGTCGGAAGCGGACCCATGCCTCTTAGCCCAATTATTTTAAACCTCCTTGGCGAGGAATCGGTTGTCTGTCTGGAAATCGACAATAGAGCTTATGAGGCTTCTCAATTGTTAATGATGCGCCTGGGTATGGAATCTAAGGTAAAGATCGTGTTGTGTGATGGCGCGGATTTCGATTACAGCCCTTATGAAGGAATGATTATTGCTAGCCTCGTTCCGAATAAGGAGGCGGTGCTTTCATGCATCCGGGGCACTTCGCCGTATGCACTCGTCGGGATTCGAACCGCCGAAGGATTAAGGCAGATCATGTACGAGGCGCTGGATGAATCCCGTATTCGAGAGCAGGGGTGGCGAATTCTGGATCGAACCTCGCCAGACCGCCGCCTGGTCATTAATTCGACCTTGCTTCTTGAACCGGAGACGACGCCTGAATACATGTAA
- a CDS encoding extracellular solute-binding protein, translating into MEKFAKGKRKAVMLLVLTLACTMLFSACSSKGNEGVKESNGGTAAPEKRVTLKVEVFDRGNSPAGSTITDNYLTQFVQKNFGDPNNIDVEYVPVPRSEEVEKLNVLMASGTNVPDIVFTYDPNTFNRYAKQGGLTDVGPLLEEHAPNLTAFLSPEVLGYGQYEGTQFAIPAKRSNVGKYASFIRQDWLDKLGLPVPQTTEELYETLKAFKEKDPGQTGGQVIPLGMTIASAQYEPLLWSFVKPTTEEERFTLTQQLGSNDYPTLLPGFKDALQFMNKLYNEGLMSKDFGLDKDKKKLGEDVATGKVGFYSEDDINPFYENGTYATLQKNVPGALLHSVDVYTNEEGKHAKPMYAPNGMYIMIPKSSERAVEAVKYLEWMASEDNLFHMQNGVEGENYTLVDGIPVVVENLTEEAANRLYNQGDMAIISNGKQLGSMEKNLQARALQMPKPFKDQVEAAQKIANSDVIPPVLMDRPIEAQTKYGTTLLDKFNEMIVKTTMSRPDQFESVFDSMMKDYMASGGQAILDERTAVYKEMKAK; encoded by the coding sequence ATGGAAAAGTTTGCAAAAGGAAAAAGAAAAGCGGTCATGCTGCTTGTGCTCACACTTGCATGCACCATGTTGTTCAGTGCCTGCAGCAGCAAGGGGAATGAGGGTGTAAAGGAAAGCAACGGCGGCACTGCGGCTCCCGAGAAACGCGTAACGCTCAAGGTTGAGGTGTTCGATCGAGGCAACTCACCAGCAGGCTCCACCATTACAGACAATTATTTAACGCAATTCGTTCAGAAAAATTTCGGCGACCCTAATAACATTGATGTGGAATACGTGCCGGTACCTCGCTCCGAGGAGGTCGAGAAGCTGAATGTGCTTATGGCAAGCGGCACCAATGTACCGGATATTGTATTTACGTATGATCCCAATACCTTCAACCGGTATGCCAAGCAAGGCGGCTTGACAGATGTTGGTCCGCTGCTGGAAGAGCATGCGCCAAACCTGACGGCCTTCCTTAGTCCAGAGGTGCTAGGTTATGGCCAATATGAAGGAACCCAATTCGCTATTCCGGCCAAGCGCTCCAATGTAGGCAAATATGCTTCCTTTATCCGTCAGGATTGGCTGGATAAGCTGGGGCTGCCCGTGCCTCAGACGACCGAAGAGCTCTACGAAACATTGAAAGCGTTTAAAGAAAAGGATCCTGGGCAGACGGGAGGACAGGTTATACCATTAGGCATGACTATTGCCTCTGCCCAATATGAGCCGCTTCTATGGTCCTTCGTTAAGCCGACAACAGAGGAGGAGCGATTCACGCTAACCCAGCAGTTAGGCTCTAACGATTATCCGACTCTGCTGCCAGGCTTCAAGGATGCGCTTCAGTTCATGAACAAGCTGTACAATGAAGGCCTCATGAGCAAAGATTTTGGTCTCGATAAGGATAAGAAAAAGCTAGGGGAAGACGTGGCGACGGGCAAAGTAGGCTTCTACAGCGAGGATGACATCAACCCGTTCTATGAGAACGGCACGTATGCCACGCTTCAGAAAAACGTACCGGGCGCCTTGCTGCATTCCGTAGACGTGTATACGAATGAGGAAGGCAAGCATGCCAAGCCGATGTACGCTCCGAATGGTATGTACATCATGATACCGAAATCAAGCGAGCGAGCAGTTGAGGCTGTCAAGTATTTGGAGTGGATGGCATCCGAGGACAATCTGTTCCATATGCAAAATGGAGTTGAGGGCGAGAACTACACATTGGTGGATGGCATTCCAGTTGTTGTAGAGAACCTGACTGAGGAGGCTGCTAATCGTCTGTACAACCAAGGCGATATGGCGATTATCTCCAATGGCAAGCAGCTTGGAAGCATGGAGAAGAACCTCCAGGCAAGAGCGCTCCAAATGCCAAAGCCATTCAAGGATCAGGTAGAAGCTGCTCAAAAGATTGCCAATAGCGATGTGATTCCTCCCGTCCTGATGGACAGACCGATCGAGGCGCAGACGAAATATGGTACAACGCTTCTAGACAAGTTTAACGAAATGATCGTCAAGACAACCATGTCGAGGCCGGACCAATTCGAAAGCGTATTCGACTCCATGATGAAGGACTACATGGCAAGCGGAGGTCAAGCCATCCTGGATGAGCGCACCGCCGTATACAAAGAAATGAAGGCGAAATAA
- a CDS encoding ABC transporter permease subunit: protein MSWNVYFRRYWQLYALLVLPLTYFIVFKYGPMYGIQIAFKDFNFFQGMLKSEWIGLEAFREVFGMRDFYLTLRNTLMLNFLDLLVSFPAPLVLAIMLYEMKAVWFKKLSQTILYIPHFISWVIIGGIVYQVFGTQSGMINNIMTSMGFEAIPFLTDKNDWLLTYLLVGVWQSAGWGTIIYLAALTGINKELFEAAGIDGAGRLKRIWHITLPGIKPTIVVLLIINLGHMVSIGFERPYVIGNLAVREYSDVLSTFVYRIGLESGQYTLATVVGLFQAVVGLIFVLGANYASKKLTDEGIM from the coding sequence GTGAGCTGGAATGTCTATTTCCGCAGATATTGGCAGCTGTATGCGCTGCTTGTGCTGCCGCTGACCTATTTTATCGTGTTCAAATATGGCCCGATGTACGGCATTCAGATTGCCTTTAAGGACTTTAACTTCTTTCAGGGGATGCTGAAAAGCGAATGGATTGGCCTTGAAGCGTTTAGAGAAGTGTTCGGCATGCGGGATTTCTATCTTACGCTTCGCAATACGCTGATGCTTAATTTTTTGGATTTGCTTGTATCCTTCCCAGCACCGCTTGTTCTCGCCATTATGCTCTATGAGATGAAGGCGGTGTGGTTCAAGAAGCTGTCGCAAACGATTCTGTATATTCCTCATTTTATTTCGTGGGTCATTATCGGTGGCATCGTCTATCAGGTGTTCGGCACGCAATCCGGAATGATTAACAATATAATGACTTCTATGGGATTTGAGGCTATACCGTTTCTTACCGACAAAAATGATTGGCTGTTGACCTATCTGCTTGTTGGCGTTTGGCAGAGCGCAGGCTGGGGAACGATTATTTACCTGGCTGCCTTGACGGGAATTAACAAGGAGCTGTTCGAGGCTGCAGGAATTGACGGCGCGGGTAGGTTGAAGCGCATTTGGCATATTACGCTTCCGGGAATCAAACCGACAATTGTTGTGCTGCTCATTATTAATTTAGGTCATATGGTTTCTATAGGCTTTGAACGTCCATATGTAATCGGAAATTTGGCTGTACGCGAATATTCGGATGTGCTGAGCACATTCGTCTATCGGATCGGTCTCGAATCCGGACAATATACACTTGCTACGGTAGTCGGGCTGTTCCAGGCTGTCGTAGGACTCATCTTTGTGCTTGGAGCCAACTACGCCTCCAAGAAGTTGACGGATGAAGGGATTATGTAG
- a CDS encoding ExeA family protein, which yields MFESFYDMTRTPFARDIPVTELYPASAMEEMLDRLQYAAERQLFAVISGDCGTGKTTTVRRFAAMLDAAKYKLLYLSDSKLTPRHFYKGLLEQLGCESKFYRGDAKRQLHREVELMRGIHRLEPVVVVDEAHLLDREMLEEVRFLLNFKMDAQSPMALILVGQNELWEKLRLQSYTAIRQRIDLQCKLPYFDRSQVGEYLKRQLAYAGTNHEIFSDEAVNEVYRFSGGSARLINKLSTHCLIYGAQIKRRIIDDHMVKHVIQGELS from the coding sequence ATGTTTGAATCCTTCTACGACATGACCCGTACACCATTTGCTCGGGATATTCCCGTGACAGAGCTTTATCCGGCGAGTGCTATGGAAGAGATGCTGGACCGGTTGCAATACGCTGCTGAGCGCCAATTATTCGCCGTCATTAGCGGCGACTGCGGGACGGGCAAGACAACAACAGTCCGCCGCTTTGCCGCCATGCTGGATGCAGCGAAGTATAAGCTGTTGTACCTGTCGGACTCCAAGCTAACGCCGCGCCACTTCTACAAAGGGTTGCTCGAACAACTCGGATGCGAGTCGAAGTTCTACCGAGGCGATGCGAAGCGTCAGTTGCATCGCGAAGTGGAACTCATGCGCGGCATTCATCGACTGGAACCGGTTGTCGTCGTAGATGAAGCCCATCTGCTCGATCGGGAGATGCTGGAGGAAGTGCGCTTTCTCCTCAACTTCAAGATGGATGCGCAAAGCCCCATGGCGCTAATTCTAGTCGGGCAGAACGAGCTATGGGAAAAGCTTCGTCTTCAATCCTACACAGCGATTCGTCAGCGGATTGACTTGCAGTGCAAGCTGCCCTATTTCGACCGTTCCCAAGTCGGTGAATATCTGAAGCGTCAGTTAGCGTATGCCGGCACCAATCATGAGATATTCTCTGATGAGGCGGTAAATGAAGTTTACCGATTCTCGGGCGGATCGGCCAGACTCATCAACAAGTTGAGCACTCATTGCCTCATCTACGGAGCCCAGATCAAGCGCCGCATCATTGACGATCATATGGTGAAGCACGTGATTCAGGGTGAATTGTCATGA
- a CDS encoding DUF5348 domain-containing protein translates to MTYDRDANSWFVLLGEKAYPVYCGECFEIRIGDRGIPCRLELDRYWYVIMRETRFNLRNKEVYHIRFV, encoded by the coding sequence ATGACCTACGATCGGGACGCGAATAGTTGGTTTGTCCTGCTAGGAGAGAAAGCTTATCCTGTTTATTGCGGTGAATGTTTTGAAATTCGCATTGGAGATCGTGGCATTCCCTGTCGACTCGAGCTTGACCGATATTGGTACGTGATCATGAGAGAAACGCGATTTAACTTGAGGAATAAAGAAGTTTACCATATTCGATTCGTTTAA
- a CDS encoding glycoside hydrolase family 88 protein, protein MIHMQASLTDRESARYWFGNDSRRILEVLAARYTGVNPPVPFALRAFSKAGILQTEEGLYEINLAERLPEAGKGHYAYACGLVWSDDERSIDGVMQPLGPVTLYMNEERIYRSTVVEEMEPHARAIIPILLRKGWNKLLIEAKKTAAGFGCRFGADEGKVRILNVLSPFSGRAGHAGWVYSESVNRPLFGEGAMPAFDQTEEETGLLWQPRARWTDEDALKPNLERLFGRPTVPVAGYGWARLPQTGRQSIVVEGHACGPSELWLDDERVFELPEAGTFRTSIRRPAGGGQLLIRTLSSPQGWGFELHATADGQPLPLELPIQVHGYEGPWLYRGPIDADAELNPSEVCCTHTLLPAVHQDGSPAGLAYWELDAPHTRLRPYYENAMLSNKWTTGSATNFGRWDYPLGVTMYGLLRSAKALNRQDLAQYALEHIRSCTRFYDYSLWDREAYGFPAINHQLVLMRMLDNCGSFGSAMLEAYSLAGDASFLRIADKIGDFMLGKLERTEDGAFYRLSEGEYFDQTMWADDLYMSAPFLTRYALVSGKQHAMDEAAKQFLLFRRYLFLEEEGIMSHVYDFKYGQATKVPWGRGNGWVLFSLSELLEHLPRQHVDREELLRFFRDMCAGVARLQSESGLWRQVLNEPDAYEEASCTAMFAYAFARGVRFGWLDQQAARYSDAALKAWRGLASSAIDRSGNVHGVCSGSRYSFSPDYYMYDLRTVVNDNHGIGIMMLAGVEIASLKMITG, encoded by the coding sequence ATGATACACATGCAAGCAAGCTTGACGGACAGAGAGAGCGCTCGTTATTGGTTTGGAAACGATAGCCGTCGCATACTGGAGGTGCTTGCCGCGCGTTATACGGGAGTGAATCCGCCAGTTCCATTCGCACTGAGAGCCTTCTCCAAGGCGGGCATTCTGCAGACGGAGGAAGGGCTCTATGAGATCAACCTGGCGGAGAGGCTGCCGGAGGCGGGCAAAGGGCATTATGCTTACGCGTGCGGACTCGTGTGGAGCGATGATGAACGATCCATAGACGGCGTCATGCAGCCGCTAGGCCCTGTTACCTTGTATATGAACGAGGAGAGAATCTATCGTTCCACTGTAGTAGAGGAGATGGAGCCGCACGCCAGAGCGATTATTCCGATTCTGCTTCGCAAGGGCTGGAATAAGCTGCTTATCGAAGCGAAGAAAACAGCGGCTGGCTTTGGCTGCCGATTCGGGGCAGACGAGGGAAAGGTACGAATTCTGAATGTATTGTCTCCATTCTCAGGGAGGGCCGGGCATGCGGGCTGGGTATATTCGGAATCGGTTAATAGGCCGCTATTCGGAGAGGGTGCGATGCCGGCTTTCGACCAGACTGAGGAGGAAACTGGACTACTCTGGCAGCCTCGCGCAAGGTGGACAGATGAGGATGCGCTTAAGCCTAATCTGGAGAGGCTGTTCGGCCGGCCGACCGTTCCCGTTGCGGGCTATGGATGGGCCAGGCTGCCGCAGACGGGTCGACAGAGCATCGTGGTAGAGGGGCATGCGTGCGGACCATCAGAGCTGTGGCTGGATGACGAGAGGGTGTTTGAATTGCCGGAGGCGGGGACGTTTCGCACGTCTATTCGGCGGCCAGCAGGCGGCGGCCAACTCCTGATTCGCACCTTGAGCAGTCCACAAGGCTGGGGCTTTGAGCTTCATGCGACGGCAGATGGGCAGCCGCTGCCCTTGGAGCTGCCGATTCAGGTGCACGGGTATGAGGGGCCGTGGCTATACCGGGGGCCCATCGACGCCGATGCCGAGCTGAACCCAAGCGAAGTGTGTTGTACGCATACATTGCTGCCTGCTGTTCATCAGGACGGCAGTCCGGCAGGGCTCGCCTATTGGGAGCTGGATGCGCCCCATACGCGCTTGCGGCCCTACTACGAGAACGCAATGCTCAGCAACAAATGGACGACTGGCTCGGCAACAAACTTCGGGCGGTGGGATTACCCGCTTGGCGTGACGATGTATGGGCTGCTGCGATCGGCCAAAGCGCTGAACCGGCAGGATCTAGCCCAATACGCGCTGGAGCATATCCGCAGCTGTACCCGCTTTTATGACTATTCGCTCTGGGATCGGGAGGCGTATGGATTCCCCGCCATTAATCACCAACTGGTGCTTATGCGCATGCTGGATAACTGCGGCTCTTTCGGCTCAGCAATGCTGGAGGCTTATTCTCTGGCAGGGGATGCAAGCTTCCTGCGAATTGCCGATAAGATTGGGGACTTCATGCTTGGGAAGCTGGAGAGAACAGAGGATGGCGCCTTCTACCGATTGAGCGAGGGCGAATACTTTGATCAGACGATGTGGGCCGACGATCTGTATATGAGCGCTCCATTCCTGACTCGATATGCGCTTGTGAGCGGGAAGCAACATGCGATGGACGAGGCAGCCAAGCAGTTTCTGCTGTTCCGGCGCTATCTGTTCCTGGAAGAGGAGGGAATCATGTCTCATGTCTATGATTTCAAGTACGGCCAGGCGACGAAGGTGCCTTGGGGACGGGGCAACGGCTGGGTGCTGTTCTCACTGTCTGAGCTGCTGGAGCATCTCCCGCGCCAGCATGTTGACCGCGAGGAGCTGCTGAGATTTTTCCGGGATATGTGTGCGGGGGTAGCTCGTCTTCAAAGCGAATCGGGACTATGGCGGCAGGTGCTGAATGAACCGGACGCTTATGAGGAGGCTTCGTGCACGGCGATGTTCGCTTACGCGTTCGCTCGAGGCGTACGCTTCGGCTGGCTGGATCAGCAGGCTGCCCGTTATTCGGATGCTGCCTTGAAGGCTTGGCGGGGGCTGGCCAGCAGCGCGATTGACCGTTCGGGCAACGTGCACGGCGTGTGCAGCGGGTCTCGATATTCCTTTTCCCCGGACTACTACATGTATGATCTGCGCACCGTTGTTAACGACAACCATGGGATCGGCATCATGATGCTGGCGGGTGTGGAGATAGCCAGCCTGAAGATGATAACCGGGTGA
- a CDS encoding DUF6431 domain-containing protein, whose protein sequence is MWYRSSGERAKLIIRRLYCRSCARIHHELPDLLVPYKRYDAESIENALVEPDALVVAADESTLSRWLAWFRVWAAYAAAALQAISIQFQLPVQQASVAPQSALHALGRYVGDAAGWLRRTVRPIANLNLWVTDPFCLSVR, encoded by the coding sequence GTGTGGTACAGAAGTAGCGGAGAACGAGCGAAGCTCATCATTCGGAGGTTGTACTGTAGGTCATGCGCAAGAATTCATCATGAGCTGCCAGATCTGCTTGTCCCCTACAAGCGGTATGACGCTGAAAGCATCGAAAATGCCTTAGTAGAGCCAGATGCTTTAGTAGTAGCCGCAGACGAATCCACCCTTTCTAGATGGCTGGCTTGGTTTCGGGTATGGGCGGCGTATGCAGCAGCAGCGCTTCAGGCGATTAGCATCCAGTTCCAGCTCCCTGTGCAGCAAGCGTCCGTTGCTCCGCAGTCCGCACTCCACGCTTTAGGACGGTATGTCGGTGACGCAGCCGGGTGGCTAAGAAGAACTGTCCGCCCCATCGCCAATTTAAATCTTTGGGTTACAGACCCGTTCTGCCTGTCTGTCCGCTGA
- a CDS encoding helix-turn-helix domain-containing protein, translated as MIKLNNWYLRLFVSYFPILVLTVSMIIFLSFIAVNEVSKSETTKADSIATGYVVDSVERAVRDVEFKVLNEVSANASYAAYLNGSSITSDKYNIAHSLRALVEDSDLIESIYLYRQSDDTVLTANGQTPLLEFGDRSFIAHAKQNRTYQGWSESRDFREYDRLDPVKVITMYKQTPLPFGKEGLLVINVDLYATHQFIASMTNHTLSFMRIFDASNQLIYPPSQGSAAAGEGDVLTKVHSRSLGWTFESGIYAGQLLGWVSVVSYVWVALAMVTFFIAIIYIVWVTRRNYKPIRLMMNRIQALQLRGSDGEAVKLDDMTMIDRALENLIVQSMDYEKEQKESVLLQRRQLFNDLLSGQRQEHTSERMRTLDLLPCAGSYAVMIVRLNQYESFQSRNTLNEQNVLKFALGNVLQELGLNEGLRGWGEWSAPDKIIFVFASSDGSDGELLERLRRTALIARPWVEKHLRFSLSIGIGSIVRDWGGIRQSFRDAESGLAYLLTIGQEAITYSGDIPPNKPSGLFLYMQQCTDSVQEFRLTSDSWRDTLELLFSQLEQDKLRDEEIYSLIQLLLQMLGRELKQLTDSLDESIDGDQMPRLLQELKEAPSLGALRERLLDSLDALYDQYVELSQTKSYKTLIAEIRAYIQQNFADPDLSLKHLSDRFQISAKYTSYLFKLEYDMKFVDYLVQLRMREAERLLAETDETVHQIALWVGYANSITFGRVFKRTTGVTPGEYRKLRIRPSALSLGYHNNRQ; from the coding sequence ATGATTAAGCTGAATAACTGGTATTTGCGGCTGTTCGTTTCGTATTTTCCGATTTTGGTGCTCACCGTATCGATGATCATTTTCCTGTCGTTCATCGCGGTTAACGAGGTATCGAAATCCGAGACGACCAAGGCCGACAGTATTGCAACCGGTTACGTAGTGGACAGCGTGGAACGAGCTGTCAGAGACGTCGAGTTTAAGGTATTGAATGAGGTGTCAGCCAACGCGAGCTACGCTGCCTATCTGAATGGGTCCTCGATTACAAGTGACAAGTACAATATTGCGCACAGCTTGAGGGCCTTGGTCGAGGACAGCGATCTAATCGAGTCGATCTATCTGTACAGACAATCCGATGATACTGTGCTGACAGCCAATGGACAAACCCCGCTGCTGGAATTCGGCGATCGCAGCTTCATTGCTCATGCGAAGCAGAACCGCACCTACCAAGGCTGGTCAGAGAGCAGGGATTTTAGAGAGTATGACCGATTGGATCCGGTGAAGGTCATTACGATGTACAAGCAGACGCCGCTGCCGTTCGGCAAGGAAGGCCTTCTGGTCATTAATGTTGATTTGTACGCGACTCATCAGTTTATTGCCAGTATGACCAATCACACATTGTCGTTCATGCGTATCTTCGATGCTTCTAATCAACTCATTTATCCCCCCAGCCAAGGCTCTGCCGCTGCAGGAGAAGGTGATGTGCTGACAAAGGTTCATTCCCGTTCGCTTGGCTGGACATTCGAGAGCGGCATCTACGCGGGGCAACTGCTGGGCTGGGTATCAGTTGTATCTTACGTTTGGGTTGCATTGGCAATGGTAACCTTCTTCATAGCGATTATTTATATTGTGTGGGTCACACGTCGTAATTATAAGCCAATTCGGCTGATGATGAATCGCATTCAAGCCCTTCAGCTTCGCGGCAGCGATGGAGAAGCGGTTAAGCTGGACGACATGACGATGATTGACCGAGCACTGGAAAACCTAATTGTGCAGTCGATGGATTACGAGAAGGAACAGAAGGAAAGCGTTCTGCTCCAACGCAGACAGCTGTTCAACGATCTTTTGAGCGGACAGCGGCAAGAGCATACCAGCGAGCGAATGCGTACGCTAGACCTGCTCCCTTGTGCGGGAAGCTACGCTGTTATGATTGTAAGGCTGAACCAGTATGAGAGCTTTCAATCTCGGAATACGCTGAATGAGCAGAACGTTCTTAAATTTGCGCTTGGCAATGTGCTTCAGGAGCTTGGTCTTAACGAGGGCTTGCGCGGTTGGGGTGAATGGAGTGCGCCGGATAAAATTATATTTGTATTTGCTTCATCGGATGGAAGCGATGGAGAGCTGCTGGAGAGACTGCGAAGAACAGCCTTAATAGCAAGACCATGGGTCGAAAAGCATCTGCGATTTTCGCTTTCCATCGGCATCGGCTCTATTGTGAGGGACTGGGGCGGAATCCGGCAGTCGTTCCGCGATGCAGAATCCGGTCTGGCTTACCTGCTCACGATTGGACAAGAGGCAATCACTTACAGCGGCGATATTCCGCCCAATAAGCCAAGCGGTTTATTCCTGTATATGCAGCAATGCACCGATTCGGTACAGGAATTCAGGCTGACAAGCGACAGCTGGCGCGATACCTTAGAGCTGCTGTTCTCGCAGCTGGAGCAGGACAAGCTTAGGGACGAGGAGATCTACTCCTTAATTCAGTTGCTGCTGCAGATGCTGGGCCGTGAGCTGAAGCAGCTAACGGATTCACTGGACGAGAGCATTGACGGCGATCAGATGCCACGGCTGCTGCAAGAGCTGAAGGAGGCACCGTCCCTCGGGGCGCTGCGAGAGAGACTTCTGGACAGCTTGGACGCGCTTTATGATCAGTATGTGGAGCTTAGTCAAACCAAAAGCTACAAAACGTTAATTGCGGAAATTAGAGCTTATATTCAACAAAATTTTGCCGACCCCGACCTATCGCTTAAGCATCTTAGCGACCGGTTTCAAATATCGGCTAAATACACAAGCTATCTATTCAAGCTGGAATATGATATGAAATTTGTTGACTATTTGGTTCAGCTCCGTATGCGCGAGGCGGAGCGTCTGCTTGCGGAGACGGATGAGACGGTGCATCAAATTGCGCTCTGGGTAGGTTATGCCAATTCTATTACCTTCGGCCGTGTGTTCAAGCGTACTACCGGTGTGACACCAGGTGAATATCGCAAGCTGCGAATACGGCCGTCAGCTTTGTCGTTAGGCTATCATAATAATCGTCAGTAA
- a CDS encoding DDE-type integrase/transposase/recombinase gives MNRQKKSDKVAAERFQLLSPLLASGLDAAKAAQLKSAICAQSGLSERTLRRYLAEYRKDGFDGLKPKPKGRKPLPDTIPTEVLEEAILLRREVPKRSVRQIIQILEWEEKIAPGIIKRSTLQARLTRRGYSSRQMRMYAGGGTAARRFQKQSRNRLWQSDIKYGPYLPIGPGGSKKQVYLVLFVDDATRYVLHGAFYASMEQAIVEDSFRRAIEKYGVPEAVYFDNGKQYRTTWMNRTCAKLGIRLLFAKPYSPESKGKVERLNGAVQSFLDEVALENVKTLTELNDWFQVWLSECYQNKPHAALANKQTPEAAFRSDPAALQFVNSEHLAASFLHAEQRKVDKAGCISFQGKKYEVGLLFIGQTVQVVYDPADITEVTIEYEGCTPWQARELIIGERAGKRPALPEHLQKQSATESRLLRGAERKHDERAQTQTPAVSYRMLRKEAGKDV, from the coding sequence ATGAACAGACAAAAGAAATCGGACAAGGTTGCGGCGGAACGCTTTCAACTGCTGTCGCCGCTCCTAGCATCCGGTCTGGATGCGGCGAAGGCGGCTCAGTTAAAGTCGGCCATTTGTGCGCAGTCCGGCTTATCAGAGAGGACGCTGCGCCGGTACTTGGCCGAATATCGCAAGGATGGGTTCGACGGACTCAAGCCGAAACCCAAAGGCCGGAAGCCGCTGCCAGACACCATACCAACTGAGGTGCTGGAAGAAGCGATCCTGCTTCGGCGGGAGGTGCCGAAGCGGAGTGTGCGCCAAATTATCCAGATCCTCGAATGGGAGGAGAAGATCGCACCTGGAATAATTAAACGCAGCACCCTGCAGGCGAGATTAACCAGGCGCGGTTACAGTTCAAGGCAGATGCGGATGTATGCCGGTGGCGGTACGGCCGCGCGGCGCTTTCAGAAGCAGTCCCGCAATCGCTTATGGCAGAGTGACATCAAGTATGGGCCGTACCTTCCCATTGGTCCTGGCGGTTCGAAGAAACAAGTCTATCTGGTGTTATTCGTGGATGACGCGACGCGGTATGTGCTGCATGGAGCCTTCTACGCGTCGATGGAGCAAGCCATCGTCGAGGACAGTTTCCGAAGAGCGATCGAGAAATACGGTGTCCCAGAGGCCGTGTACTTCGACAACGGCAAGCAATACCGCACGACTTGGATGAACCGGACGTGCGCGAAACTCGGTATTCGCTTGCTCTTTGCCAAGCCCTACTCTCCGGAAAGTAAAGGCAAGGTTGAGCGTCTAAACGGCGCTGTGCAGAGCTTTCTGGACGAGGTCGCGCTTGAGAACGTTAAGACACTCACCGAGCTTAACGACTGGTTCCAAGTATGGCTTTCGGAGTGCTACCAGAATAAACCCCATGCCGCGCTGGCGAACAAACAAACACCCGAAGCTGCGTTTCGGAGCGATCCGGCAGCGCTTCAGTTCGTAAATTCCGAGCACCTCGCGGCCAGCTTCCTCCACGCGGAACAGCGGAAAGTGGATAAGGCCGGCTGTATCAGCTTTCAAGGCAAGAAGTATGAAGTTGGGCTGTTGTTCATTGGGCAAACGGTTCAAGTCGTCTATGACCCGGCAGATATCACAGAAGTGACGATCGAATACGAGGGATGTACGCCTTGGCAAGCACGGGAGCTCATCATTGGAGAAAGGGCTGGCAAGCGGCCGGCCCTTCCAGAGCATTTGCAGAAGCAGTCAGCAACGGAATCCCGCTTGCTCCGAGGTGCCGAGCGGAAGCATGACGAGCGCGCACAAACCCAAACGCCGGCCGTCTCCTACCGCATGCTGAGGAAGGAGGCTGGCAAGGATGTTTGA